A region from the Rosa rugosa chromosome 6, drRosRugo1.1, whole genome shotgun sequence genome encodes:
- the LOC133717979 gene encoding uncharacterized protein LOC133717979, whose protein sequence is MWHMLATMRQNLQNMRKSPRVADESMVNIGGGNLAVELPIIRRSSSRGWKGFSVIVSVVILPFSVLSCFSQPHVHGADGVWASGDFAQITEMNHLMVCDSMRYAILM, encoded by the coding sequence ATGTGGCATATGCTAGCAACAATGAGGCAAAATCTCCAAAACATGAGGAAAAGCCCCAGAGTAGCAGATGAGAGCATGGTTAACATAGGAGGCGGGAACTTGGCAGTAGAATTGCCAATTATAAGAAGGTCATCATCTCGCGGTTGGAAGGGATTTTCGGTTATAGTTAGCGTTGTGATCCTGCCATTTTCGGTTCTTTCTTGCTTCTCTCAGCCTCATGTTCATGGCGCTGACGGGGTTTGGGCGTCGGGTGATTTTGCGCAGATAACGGAGATGAATCATCTAATGGTATGTGACAGCATGCGCTATGCCATCTTGATGTAA